TAACCATTATTTCTTTGCTTATCTGGTCGTCCCGATAGCTATCGGGAGAACGATGACCAATGACCGAAGTGGCCACAATTCTTAAGGTTAACATATCCTAAATTGCTTTTGCATCCTTACTGGAAGTAAAGCGGCTACACACATTCAATTAAAACCTCCACTTTGACCTAGTCTAAAATGAAATTACTATACCTACTTTGCTTTAGCTTATTTATCAGCTTTGGCGCAGCTTATTCTCAAAGTAATCCCTTTCAAAATAATTGGGAAGATTCCCCTGTAGAAGGAGCTTTTCAAATGGAGAATTACATAGTCTGGGGTGGTTCGGTAATCCAAGGCGAGGATGACCTATATTATATGTTTGCCAGTAGATGGCCGAAGCACCTGGGAATGAGTGCCTGGGTGACAAATAGTGAAATCGTGCTGGCCGTGTCCGATCGGCCAGAAGGCCCTTTCAAATTCAAACAGGTAGTTTTGCAAGCTAGAGGCAAAGCATATTGGGATGGGATGATGACCCACAATCCTACGATCCAGTATCATGACGGAAAATATGTACTGTTTTACATAGGGATCAATTATGATTTCGAAAAACCTGTAGATGTAAGTCCAAGCCGTGAACTTTATGAGGCAGCATGGAATCATAAACGAATTGGGGTAGCTGTTGCAGATTCTCCTACAGGCCCCTGGAAAAGAATGGATCAGCCTATCCTTCAACCACGTCCAGGCAAATGGGATGGAGCCATCATCAGCAATCCAGCTCCGGTAGTTCATGAAGACGGAAGTGTATTGCTGGTTTATAAAAGTGCGCCTGTCCCCTATCCTGCCAGAAATCAAAATAGAAAAATGACCTTTGGAGTAGCCAAAGCCAAGCATTACTGGGGACCTTATGAAAGAGCCGGAGAAGATAACCAAATCGAGCTATTACCGATCAGCTCAGACGTAGAAGACCCCTACATCTGGTATGACGGCAATCAGTATAATATGCTAGCCAAATGCATGAATAAGGAAATTACCGGCGAAAGTGGCGCAGGCTTTTTAGCTAGGTCTGAAGATGGACTGGTATGGTACACGGCTGAGGAGCCAGCTGCATATGGAAGAACTTTGACTTTATCAAATGGGGAAACGCAGGTCTTTCCAAAACTGGAACGGCCGCAAGTTCTGGTGCAGAATGGCCAGCCAACTCACGTATATTTTGCTGCGAGGAATCCTGAAGGAAATATTTTCAATATGGTCAGACCGCTTAAACGTACTGTGGAATAATTGAGATAATTCCATGTCCTACGGACGTCCTGAGAATCCCAAATTAGTCAATGAAATGAGCGATCTTTTCACCAAAGCAATTAGAAAAAAGTATGTACTAGTTTTACTGGTGGTGCTGGCATTGCAGAATTCTACTTTGGCACAGGATGACCTGCAAATCTCCAAATTCATGGAGCCAGTCAATCAGGAGCATATTTTTCGAACCGAGGGCTATTATAATTGGGGAGGGTCGATTGTCAAAGGAACTGATGGTATGTATCACCTTTTTTATTCCAGATGGCCTAAGTCCGTAGGTTTTAAGGGATGGTTGGTATATTCTGAAATTGCCCATGCCACGTCGGAAAAGCCCACTGGGCCATGGACATTTCGGGAAACTGTATTACAGGGAAATGGAAAAGGACACTGGGACGCTATAACCGCTCATAATCCAAAAATCAAATTTTTTGAAGGAAAGTATTACCTGTATTACATTTCTACTAACCTGGGTACAACCCAAGACTATACAGCAGAAGAGCTTGATGCTGCAAGCAGCGCCACTCTCCAAGACCCCCTGAGATTTGCACTCCGATCAAATCAACGAACAGGTGTAGCTGTGAGCAACTCCCTGAACGGTCCTTGGCAAAGACAGTCCCAACCACTTATCCAGCCTTCGGGACCCATCACCACCTTGACAGTAAATCCAGCAGTAACCCAGGGAAAGGATGGGCTTTATTATATGATTGTCAAAGGAGACAAACCCGGGGAAACCAGATTTATCAGAAATCAGGCTATTGCTATCAGTCAACATCCTGATGGCCCCTATGAGATTCAACCTGATCCAGTGATCGATTACCTGGACACAGAAGACATGTCGCTCTGGTATGACCAACAGCGGGAGCTTTATTACGGAATTTTTCATGCTCCTGAGGGTTTCATTGGGCTAGTAAGCTCAGTAGATGGATTGAAATGGCTGAAGGCTTCTGAGTACAGAGTTATGCCAAAGGAAATTAAGATGCAGGATGGCACTATACTCAGGCCAGATCGCCTGGAGCGTCCATTTGTGTATGAAGAAAAGGGAAATCTTCTGACCCTAGGTGTATCAGCCAAACAAGGAGATGATTCCTTTGTCATCTTCCACCCGTTAAGGGATGAGTAAACCCAAATGGTTGGTGAAAACTTTTCAGTTTACCGGAAATCATGGTCAATCACTTTTTTCAACAGCTAAGGAGCCAAGGTAATCCTCAATAAACCAAAGGATTAATTTTTGATTTTTATGTGAAGCGCCCGCTAATGCGGAATTAAGTAGTATTTCCCAAACCTTAAACTGAGATTTCATATTAATTAGTCCATTAGACCTATTTTTTCATAGGTTTATTAGGACTTATGCACTATTTTGTTTTAACTTACACAAGTTTCTTGAAATAAGTCGATTAAGTATGGCGAATTTCAGAAAAAAAACTACCCATAATTACCATTTTCTTAAAACTTAACGTGTATGAAAAAAAGTATTACAAATTTTCTACACAGAATCTGCGAAATTCGCAATCCCCAGTCTACTGCTGGCATTGTGACTTTTTGTTGCTTTCTGTTACTATTTCTGGGAGCCCCAGAGGTAGGTATGGCTCAGCAATCATCACAGGTGACCGTAACAGGTACTGTGATTGATCCTGATGGGCTTCCATTGCCAGGATTGACTATTTTAGTTAAAGGGACGACTTCTGGTACTGTCACTGATGGAGACGGGAATTATTCCATCCAAGTGCCCGGATCTGATGCAGTGTTGGCTTTTAGCTACATAGGGTACCAGGCACAGGAGATTACTGTAGGAAGCCGGACGGTGATCAATGTCACTATGGAAGAGGATATTTCATCTCTGAATGAAGTAGTGGTAGTAGGATATGGCACGCAGAAAGTGACCAACCTAACCGGTGCAGTGGATGTGGTAGAAGGTAAGACTTTGGCAGACCGCCCCTCACCTTCTGTATCCCAATTACTTCAGGGAACCTCTCCAGGCTTAACTTTCAGCACAGGTAATTTCGGTTTTCAGCCTGGTGCTGAAATGAACATACAGATTAGAGGCTTAGGGTCACTTAATGGAGGCTCTCCTTATGTGGTGATCGATGGTATCCCGGGTGACATGGATAGATTGAACCCAAATGACATCGAATCAATCTCAGTATTGAAGGATGCTGCTGCCTCGGCTATTTTCGGAGCAAGAGCTCCATACGGGGTAATTGTAATTACTACTAAGTCCGGTAGAGGCAAGCTGAAAGCAAGCTATAATGGTAGCGTGGGCGTAGCTTCTCCTACCAATTTGCCTTCCATGATCAATTCCTACGATCATGCCAAAGCAATCAATGAAGCGGGTGTTTTCGGAGCCGGTGGAAGATTCTTCCCAGACAGAACTATTGATAACATCCTTGCTTTCCAGAGAGGTGACTTTGACTTTCTAAGATCAAATGCCAACTTCCCTGCTGACGCAACTTTCTTTGAAACCACACCAAACCCCAACAATGTAAATCAGTGGGGTTTCAACCAATTTGGTAACGCAAACAGAGATTGGTTTGACGAGTATTTTGGAAAAGGAATGATCCAAAAGCATGACCTGAGCCTATCTGGAGGAAGCGATAAAACTTCCTATTATTTCTCAGCGGGGCTTTATGGGCAGTCTGGCGTTTTGAACTACGGTACGGATACCTTTGATCGATATAACATCATGGGTAAAATCACCACTTCCATCACGAAGAACTGGGATTTCACTTACCAGCCAAGATTCTCCAAGCAGATCAGAGAAATCCCTAATATGGACAGGCAAGGTAGTTACGATTTGATTTTCCATCAGATCGCCAGAACGATGCCTACCAACGCCATGTATGATGGCTTTGGCAATGTCATGATCCAATCTAAGATTCCTTGGGTGAATGACGCAGGTACAGATATCACAGAGACCACAGAAAACTGGCACACTTTCGCTACCGATTTGAGACCTGCTGAAGGCTGGACTATCCACGGCGACTTTGCCATGAGAAATACAGATATCTTTTTCAGAAGCAATGAGCTGACTGTCTATGACAATTTGGTAGATGGCTCCGTGATCCCAAGTGGAAACACGGTACCAAGTAACACCAGAAGAACACACTACAGCAATCTGTACTGGACATCCAACGTTTACACCTCCTACGAGCTGCAGCTAAATGAGGTACACAACTTCAAAGCTATGGTGGGTACACAGTTCGAAAAGACTCAAAACAGAAACCTTTCCGGATTTAGAACCAACCTTTTGGTACCAGATGTACCTTCTTTGAATACAGCAGACGGTGAGATTCAAATGACTGAAAACCTGCTTACGGTAAGCACTCAAGGTTATTTCGGTAGGTTCAATTACAATTACAATGAGAAGTACCTGTTAGAATTGAATGCAAGATATGACGGTACATCTAGATTTAGAGAAGGCAACAGATGGGGCTTTTTCCCTTCATTCTCTGCAGGATGGAATGTGGACAAGGAATCCTTCTGGGAGCCTATCAGCCAAACTGTGAACACTTTCAAACTTCGTGGCTCATGGGGTGAACTTGGTAACCAAAATGTAACTCCTTATCAGGATTTGCAGCTTATTCCACTTTCCGGAAATGCAGTCAACTGGATCTTCTCCCAAGGGGGAACAAGACCAATTGGTTTTGCAGGGACACCTTCTTTGATCAGCCCAGACCTGACTTGGGAAACAGCCAGATCCATAGACATAGGCGCAGACATGAGCTTTTTGGAAAACCGTCTGAGCTTTACATTTGATTGGTTTGAGCGAACTACATTCGACATGATCGGCCCTGTAGATCCTGCTCCAGGAGTACTAGGATCTACCGTACCTCAATCCAACAACGCAACGCTAAGAACAAGAGGTTGGGAATCTACCATCAATTATGGGCAGACCCTTTCTAACGGCCTGACCTTCAATGTTGGATTCAACATCTTTGACAGCAGAACATTTGTCACAGAATACCTCAATCCAAACGGAGTTCTTTCCAGCTGGTACGCTGGTAGAGAGCAAGGAGAGATCTGGGGTTACACGGCAAACTCTCTTTATCAAAACCAAGAAGAAATCGATGCTTACACTTCACAGGTTGACTTATCAGACATTACAGGACTAGCCTGGAACCCTGGTGATGTGAAGTACATGGACATCAATGGAGATGGCAGAGTAGACAATGGCGACAACACCCTGGACAATCCTGGTGATTTGAGCATCATCGGTAACAGCACGCCGAGATGGCAGTATGGCATTAACCTTAATGCATCATACAAAGGTTTTGACCTATCTATGATCTGGAGAGGCGTGGGCAAGCGTGATGTAGCATTTGGCTCCAATGACAATATCTTCTGGGGTTTCAGAACGGGTAACCAATCCACCCTATTCCCTGAGCATCTGGATTACTTCAGAGACACTCCTGGAGACATGTACACAGGCTTATATGAAGGGGAAGCTAATATCAACTTAGACTCCTATTTCCCAAGACCATACATTAACAATGGTCAAAACAATAAGAACAGACTGACCAGCACCAGATACCTACAGAACGGGTCTTACCTGAGACTGCAGAATCTGCAAGTAGGCTATACCCTACCTGATCATGTGTTGGACAAAATGAGCCTGAGTAACTTCAGAATATATATGTCAGGGGAAAACCTGCTGACATTCACCAAACTTCCAGTTGGTATAGATCCAGTAGCTACAGGCAGCTCATGGGGAGCAGGAAAGACCTACGGCGCGGATAGAATGATTTCTGCTGGTATTCAAGTTTCCTATTAATCATGACTAAGACAATGAAAAAATCAATAAATATATTCGGACTATTGATTCTTCTGGTCGGCGCTATAGGATGCGAATCCTTTATTGACAATGCTCCGGAAGATCAAATTGCGGTTGACGATTACTTCAAAACCAGCAATGATGTAGAGAACTACGTAAAGAAATACTATGCAGGCCTCCCTACGCATGGCTCTGCAAACCTTCCATTATCTGAAACCAGCTCCGACAATCTGATCGTAGCGGTACCAAATTCAGTGATCCAAGGTTCAAGAGCTCCTAGAAATGGCCAATGGACTAATGAGTGGTCAGACATTCGCAGCATCAATATTCTTTTTGACAACATTGGGAATGTTCAGGATGACTTAAGCTCCTATGCACAGTTTCTAGGAGAAGCACATTTCTTCAGAGCTTGGTTTTATTACGAAAAGCTGCAGGCCTACGGAGATGTACCTATTTATACCAGTCAGTTGCTACCAGGTGATGAGGGGCTATACAAAGGTCAGGATCCAAGAACCGCAGTTGCAGATTTTATCCTTTCAGAACTTGATTTGGCATTTCAGCACCTGGGCACCAAATCAGAAGTAGGAAACGCCAGGCTCAACAAAGAGACTGCTTTGGCTTTCAAGACCCAAGTGGCCCTGTATGAAGGATCTTGGCAAAAGTACCATGCAGGAACCGTCTTCGGTACCGATGGAGCAGACCCTAGCAAATACTTCCAAGAAGCTGTAGTAGCAGCTGAAAAGCTTATGAGCGGTGAGTATGCGGTAGATTTATACAGCACAGGAAACCCCGAGTCTGACTATTACAACTTGTTTGGGCTGGACAATATGTCCGATATCAATGAGGTATTGTTTTACCGCATTGCCAGTACTTCGGAGCAGCTGGGACACGAGCTACAGTTTTATACGACCAGACGTACCCGAGATATGTCTTTGACTTGGTCATTGATTAATTCCTACCTAGGTAAAGACGGAAATCCTATTGATTACGATGGACTTGCAGAAACTGCTAAAGGAAACGAATTCCTTACTCAAATAGCTGAAGCTGCCGACCCAAGACTTCATGCTACTGTATGGATTCCTGGCGATTTGAGAGTAGCAAGCTCAGCACAAGTCTTTGACAAGCCATTCTTGACGGGTGGATCTGAGGAACTTTGCGCTACTGGTTTTCAGGTGAAAAAATTCTCAAACCCTTTCTCTACTGCAGCAGGAGCTGACTTTGGAGGACTCAGCCAGACGGGTAGAATCTATTTCCGATATGGCGAAGTATTGCTAAACTATGCAGAGGCCAAATACGAACTAGATGGAACCATCGCCTATGAG
This genomic window from Algoriphagus sp. TR-M9 contains:
- a CDS encoding glycoside hydrolase family protein, translated to MSDLFTKAIRKKYVLVLLVVLALQNSTLAQDDLQISKFMEPVNQEHIFRTEGYYNWGGSIVKGTDGMYHLFYSRWPKSVGFKGWLVYSEIAHATSEKPTGPWTFRETVLQGNGKGHWDAITAHNPKIKFFEGKYYLYYISTNLGTTQDYTAEELDAASSATLQDPLRFALRSNQRTGVAVSNSLNGPWQRQSQPLIQPSGPITTLTVNPAVTQGKDGLYYMIVKGDKPGETRFIRNQAIAISQHPDGPYEIQPDPVIDYLDTEDMSLWYDQQRELYYGIFHAPEGFIGLVSSVDGLKWLKASEYRVMPKEIKMQDGTILRPDRLERPFVYEEKGNLLTLGVSAKQGDDSFVIFHPLRDE
- a CDS encoding glycoside hydrolase family protein; this translates as MKLLYLLCFSLFISFGAAYSQSNPFQNNWEDSPVEGAFQMENYIVWGGSVIQGEDDLYYMFASRWPKHLGMSAWVTNSEIVLAVSDRPEGPFKFKQVVLQARGKAYWDGMMTHNPTIQYHDGKYVLFYIGINYDFEKPVDVSPSRELYEAAWNHKRIGVAVADSPTGPWKRMDQPILQPRPGKWDGAIISNPAPVVHEDGSVLLVYKSAPVPYPARNQNRKMTFGVAKAKHYWGPYERAGEDNQIELLPISSDVEDPYIWYDGNQYNMLAKCMNKEITGESGAGFLARSEDGLVWYTAEEPAAYGRTLTLSNGETQVFPKLERPQVLVQNGQPTHVYFAARNPEGNIFNMVRPLKRTVE
- a CDS encoding SusC/RagA family TonB-linked outer membrane protein, whose translation is MKKSITNFLHRICEIRNPQSTAGIVTFCCFLLLFLGAPEVGMAQQSSQVTVTGTVIDPDGLPLPGLTILVKGTTSGTVTDGDGNYSIQVPGSDAVLAFSYIGYQAQEITVGSRTVINVTMEEDISSLNEVVVVGYGTQKVTNLTGAVDVVEGKTLADRPSPSVSQLLQGTSPGLTFSTGNFGFQPGAEMNIQIRGLGSLNGGSPYVVIDGIPGDMDRLNPNDIESISVLKDAAASAIFGARAPYGVIVITTKSGRGKLKASYNGSVGVASPTNLPSMINSYDHAKAINEAGVFGAGGRFFPDRTIDNILAFQRGDFDFLRSNANFPADATFFETTPNPNNVNQWGFNQFGNANRDWFDEYFGKGMIQKHDLSLSGGSDKTSYYFSAGLYGQSGVLNYGTDTFDRYNIMGKITTSITKNWDFTYQPRFSKQIREIPNMDRQGSYDLIFHQIARTMPTNAMYDGFGNVMIQSKIPWVNDAGTDITETTENWHTFATDLRPAEGWTIHGDFAMRNTDIFFRSNELTVYDNLVDGSVIPSGNTVPSNTRRTHYSNLYWTSNVYTSYELQLNEVHNFKAMVGTQFEKTQNRNLSGFRTNLLVPDVPSLNTADGEIQMTENLLTVSTQGYFGRFNYNYNEKYLLELNARYDGTSRFREGNRWGFFPSFSAGWNVDKESFWEPISQTVNTFKLRGSWGELGNQNVTPYQDLQLIPLSGNAVNWIFSQGGTRPIGFAGTPSLISPDLTWETARSIDIGADMSFLENRLSFTFDWFERTTFDMIGPVDPAPGVLGSTVPQSNNATLRTRGWESTINYGQTLSNGLTFNVGFNIFDSRTFVTEYLNPNGVLSSWYAGREQGEIWGYTANSLYQNQEEIDAYTSQVDLSDITGLAWNPGDVKYMDINGDGRVDNGDNTLDNPGDLSIIGNSTPRWQYGINLNASYKGFDLSMIWRGVGKRDVAFGSNDNIFWGFRTGNQSTLFPEHLDYFRDTPGDMYTGLYEGEANINLDSYFPRPYINNGQNNKNRLTSTRYLQNGSYLRLQNLQVGYTLPDHVLDKMSLSNFRIYMSGENLLTFTKLPVGIDPVATGSSWGAGKTYGADRMISAGIQVSY
- a CDS encoding RagB/SusD family nutrient uptake outer membrane protein, whose protein sequence is MKKSINIFGLLILLVGAIGCESFIDNAPEDQIAVDDYFKTSNDVENYVKKYYAGLPTHGSANLPLSETSSDNLIVAVPNSVIQGSRAPRNGQWTNEWSDIRSINILFDNIGNVQDDLSSYAQFLGEAHFFRAWFYYEKLQAYGDVPIYTSQLLPGDEGLYKGQDPRTAVADFILSELDLAFQHLGTKSEVGNARLNKETALAFKTQVALYEGSWQKYHAGTVFGTDGADPSKYFQEAVVAAEKLMSGEYAVDLYSTGNPESDYYNLFGLDNMSDINEVLFYRIASTSEQLGHELQFYTTRRTRDMSLTWSLINSYLGKDGNPIDYDGLAETAKGNEFLTQIAEAADPRLHATVWIPGDLRVASSAQVFDKPFLTGGSEELCATGFQVKKFSNPFSTAAGADFGGLSQTGRIYFRYGEVLLNYAEAKYELDGTIAYEALNMLRDRVGMPAFEAIPQSEYGDNLIDYGYPVDDALYAIRNERRVELALEGQRPDDFRRWAAHSLVVGKRPKGYPFAQDEFPGFTPLLDENGQTDYFQTQLPNGYGFRPDQDYLTSIPSDEIVLNPNLKQNPGWE